From one Mytilus galloprovincialis chromosome 13, xbMytGall1.hap1.1, whole genome shotgun sequence genomic stretch:
- the LOC143056415 gene encoding uncharacterized protein LOC143056415 isoform X2 — protein sequence MSNETDSTSVFDTMRTNTSEWTDVVLPNIGIKFDTCAPELINTVFSKGVLHFVEETIRSEVVNLFWFRSEEDEEKKECFQHAVLDVFDIDCYHIDDISISDIMKIKEIEKSNWIDNFVTRSDRCQRFARERSSPSVEKYSMSIGRKDFVSLPNAIICHPTETGDDKICAVIQVKGCNQDEDGDHTRNLTNMPKGSNAQHIGSALKGQHCGQYLCTLPYSVFGKNGMFGFIVQGTKVTFTAFKADDGYYDNLCSEHLHQKESFVTYSEEYNILRKEDRKLLVQTFLDIGKLMEFLCEK from the exons ATGTCCAACGAAACAGACAGTACTAGTGTCTTTGACACAATGAGGACAAACACATCAGAATGGACAGACGTGGTACTACCAAATATTGGAATAAAATTTGACACATGTGCACCAGAACTCATAAACACAGTTTTCTCAAAGggtgttttacattttgttgagGAGACAATCCGTTCTGAAGTTGTAAATCTGTTTTGGTTTCGAAGCGAAGAAGATGAAGAGAAAAAAGAGTGTTTTCAACATGCAGTTCTGGATGTTTTTGACATTGATTGTTATCACATAGACGATATTTCTATAAGTGACATTATGAAAATAAAGGAGATTGAGAAATCCAATTGGATTGATAACTTTGTAACAAGATCTGACAGATGTCAACGCTTTGCAAGAGAAAG gagCAGTCCAAGTGTTGAAAAGTACTCAATGTCAATTGGTAGAAAAGATTTTGTTTCCTTACCTAATGCTATTATATGCCATCCTACAGAAACTGGTGATGACAAAATTTGTGCTGTTATACAg GTTAAGGGATGCAATCAAGATGAAGACGGTGACCACACaagaaatttaacaaatatgCCTAAAGGATCTAATGCTCAACATATTGGATCAGCTCTGAAAGGTCAACATTGTGGACAGTACCTGTGTACATTACCATATTCTGTGTTTGGGAAGAATGGAATGTTTGGATTCATTGTACAAGGAACAAAA gtcACATTTACAGCTTTTAAAGCAGATGATGGTTATTATGACAATTTATGTAGTGAACATTTGCATCAAAAAGAATCATTTGTAACATACAGCGAAGAATACAATATTCTAAGGAAAGAAGACAGAAAACTTTTGGTGCAAACTTTTTTGGATATTGGAAAGTTAATGGAATTTCTTTGTGAGAAGTAG
- the LOC143056415 gene encoding uncharacterized protein LOC143056415 isoform X1, with product MSNETDSTSVFDTMRTNTSEWTDVVLPNIGIKFDTCAPELINTVFSKGVLHFVEETIRSEVVNLFWFRSEEDEEKKECFQHAVLDVFDIDCYHIDDISISDIMKIKEIEKSNWIDNFVTRSDRCQRFARERICRELSTSLKTFVWQLLYMHRRTKGNTSQELSEGMFQELFVTFARTFGLNIVSSPSVEKYSMSIGRKDFVSLPNAIICHPTETGDDKICAVIQVKGCNQDEDGDHTRNLTNMPKGSNAQHIGSALKGQHCGQYLCTLPYSVFGKNGMFGFIVQGTKVTFTAFKADDGYYDNLCSEHLHQKESFVTYSEEYNILRKEDRKLLVQTFLDIGKLMEFLCEK from the exons ATGTCCAACGAAACAGACAGTACTAGTGTCTTTGACACAATGAGGACAAACACATCAGAATGGACAGACGTGGTACTACCAAATATTGGAATAAAATTTGACACATGTGCACCAGAACTCATAAACACAGTTTTCTCAAAGggtgttttacattttgttgagGAGACAATCCGTTCTGAAGTTGTAAATCTGTTTTGGTTTCGAAGCGAAGAAGATGAAGAGAAAAAAGAGTGTTTTCAACATGCAGTTCTGGATGTTTTTGACATTGATTGTTATCACATAGACGATATTTCTATAAGTGACATTATGAAAATAAAGGAGATTGAGAAATCCAATTGGATTGATAACTTTGTAACAAGATCTGACAGATGTCAACGCTTTGCAAGAGAAAG AATTTGTAGAGAACTGTCTACAAGTCTAAAGACTTTTGTGTGGCAGCTTTTGTACATGCATCGGAGAACAAAAGGAAACACATCACAAGAATTGTCAGAAGGAATGTTTCAGGAACTCTTTGTCACTTTTGCCAGAACATTTGGCTTAAATATTGT gagCAGTCCAAGTGTTGAAAAGTACTCAATGTCAATTGGTAGAAAAGATTTTGTTTCCTTACCTAATGCTATTATATGCCATCCTACAGAAACTGGTGATGACAAAATTTGTGCTGTTATACAg GTTAAGGGATGCAATCAAGATGAAGACGGTGACCACACaagaaatttaacaaatatgCCTAAAGGATCTAATGCTCAACATATTGGATCAGCTCTGAAAGGTCAACATTGTGGACAGTACCTGTGTACATTACCATATTCTGTGTTTGGGAAGAATGGAATGTTTGGATTCATTGTACAAGGAACAAAA gtcACATTTACAGCTTTTAAAGCAGATGATGGTTATTATGACAATTTATGTAGTGAACATTTGCATCAAAAAGAATCATTTGTAACATACAGCGAAGAATACAATATTCTAAGGAAAGAAGACAGAAAACTTTTGGTGCAAACTTTTTTGGATATTGGAAAGTTAATGGAATTTCTTTGTGAGAAGTAG